The Ferrimonas balearica DSM 9799 genome includes the window AACTGCATGACAAGCTGTTCGCCAACCGACAGACGCACAACCTTGCACAGATCGAATGGGATAATCATGCTTCGACGAAAAATAAGCTCGATTCTTTGATTGATCAGCAGGCTGACCCTTTGGTGGCGGACGAACTAAAACCTGCAATCATCATCACCACACTGAAGAACCATCAAAAGATCAAGACGCTTGCTGAAAAGCTGAAGACGGTTGATTTGCTTGATTATTACGATGTGCTGGTCATCGACGACGAAAGCGATCAGGCCGGTTTGAATAACAATGCAAGGAAGGGTGGCGCGCGTTCTAGTACGAATCAGCACATTACAGATCTGCGCGAAGCCTTGCCGAAGCATGTCTACCTGCAGGTTACAGCGACGCCGCAGGCACCGTTGATGCTGGACTTGCTGGACGACTTATCACCTGACATGGCAATGGTACTTAAGCCCGGTCAAGACTACATTGGTGGCTACGAACTGTTTGCCAGCGCCAACCGTGGCAACTACATTCGTACCATCCCAGAAAAAGATCTGGCCACTTATGGTAAGGGCAGCAAGATAGCTCGAGAGGAGCGGTTTCTCGCGAAAACCGTGCCGGTTCCTTCATTGATCAATGCTATGTACCAGTTCTTTCTCGTAGTGGCGAACTGTCATTACCACAAAGCAACGCAAGGCAATCGGTCGATGATGATCCACCCGTGTCGCAAGCAGGCGGTGCATCGCAAACTTAAGCAGTGGGCAGAAAAAATTCAGATAGAGGCGCTCACTCTTCTGCGTTCAGGCGATATCGCGCAGATCAGGGATGGTTTTAAGGAGGCGCATACCGATTTGCAATCGACCATGCCTGACTTGGCTTCACTTGATGAGCTGATCTGCGACAACATTCTCTACATGGCAATCAGGCAGACATTCATTAATGAATGTAACACCCGGGCAGGTGCTAAAACTCCTGAGATCGACTGGAAAGGCAATTTTGCGCATATTTTGGTCGGTGGAGCCGCACTGGAGCGTGGCTATGTGGTCAAAAATTTGGTGATCTCTTACCTGTCACGCGATGCTAAGAACACTAACCTCGATACTATGTCACAGTGGCAGCGGTGTAACGGTTACAAACGCCAGTATGCGGGTGAAATCCGAGTCTATCTGCCTGAGAGTATTCAGGAAGATTACTTCGCGTACGCTGTGTGTGAGCGTGAGATCCACAATGAGATTCAGCTTGCTAATGCGCTCGGTACGGATCTTAAGGAGGTTCATCGTCGACTCGTGCATATCGCCGGAAAGAAGCATACGCGGGATAGCATTATCAGCAAGGCGCGTGCCAAATCCATGACACTAACTAACGCCAACTGTGTCCCTACGTATCCGCTTAATATGGATGTCAGCGTCGAGCATAAATTGGAACGATTTCTTGCTGGTTGTCACTTTGAGGATTATACACCTGACAAAGCTCACGGTATCATGCGCTGCAAGCTGCGTGAATTTTATACTGCAGTTTGTGTGGCTCCCTTATATAAGGACGAACCAAAGTATCGAGATCTTGATATCAGCCTACTCCGTCTGCTCCGTGAGCTTAGTGAGCAGCCTGACCATTTAGATCTGGCACACCTTGAACAAGGCGCAGATTACGAGATGGAGTTGATTATGGTGAACCATAACAACAGCGATACGATTTATAAGCGCTCAGTTGACGAGTCGGGTTTCACCAAGGATCTGATGTCTGGTAACTGGAAAAGCAGTAAGAGATCTCAGTACCACCTGGGTTCACCCGATCGCTTGCGGGTATTGGTGCATAAATTGACTATTGTCAGAAAGGGTCAGGAAAAAGAGAAGGAAGTAGAACTGGCTAAGGACAAGCTGACGCTATCTGTCTTCTTCCCTGAGAATTATCCGCGTCACACCTATTTCGAGTCTGACCTTTAATTGCCTGTATACCAAAATCCAGACCGCCTAGCTAAGTTGCCAGAGCGGTCTGGTTCAGGCTTAGATTAAGGCTCGGTGGTTACGGAGATCTGAATAGCCCCTGTTTCTGTAGTCACCTTCAAGACATACGATGAGCGTCCGCTATAAGCAGCAAACCGAACCCTCATCCCAACAGGTTAGGTGCCAGCTTTGAGCACATACCGGTCATAATGCCCAGGCACTGAATGTCTCTCCCTGGCCGATAGCACCCTCGTATATCTGACTGATGAATGACCGCTCCTGGCGCCATTCCAGCCATTCCCCAGTCAAAAAAAGGCGCCCCTTGGGGCGCCTTTCCATTAACCAGCCAGTTAGAACGCTAAGGTCTACTCCTCCAGCATCTTACGCAGTACCGCATTGTGGGTGGCGTCGTTCGGCGCCTGGCCGTCGTTGGGCATCTCGTCGCTGCCGTGGCAGGCGAGGCAGCTGCCGACCCGGCGGATGTTGTCCAGCTCCTCCTTATTGAAGGGACGAGCGCCTTTGTGGTTGGTGGCTTGCAAGGCATTGCCCTCTTCGTCGACAAAGCGTTCCAGCTCAAACGGCACCGGCGCTTCGCCATCCGGGAAGTTGGCGCTCATATCGTAGACGCCGCTGCCCAGGCCCCACACCTTCGGATTGGTGTGGCACTCTTCGCAGGTACGCGCCTGCTTACTGGTGGTGTGGGCGAACACCGGGTTGTGGGCCAGGCCGCTGGTGCCGTCCACGGTGGTGTAGGTGTGGTTGTTCAGCACCGCATTCTCGCCGTCCATCTGGGTCAGGATCACCTGACAGCCGGGGATAAAGGTGGACACCTTGCCGCGAGAGTTCACCCCAAGGGCGGGCATCTCCCAGCGCACATAGGAGCGGCTCTCCTGCCAGCTGAAGGCGTTGGCTTCGCGGTTGCCTTTGTTGCTGGCCTGGCTCGGATCGTCGCTGCTGCCCAGCAGCCAGTCGCCGCTGGGCTTGCTGATGTCCTGCTTGGCGTGGCAGCCGTAGCACTGCGGCGCCCAGGCGGTGTGACAGGCGTGACACTCCAGCTTCTCCATATGAGCGGGGATCTGCACCATCGCCGCCTTACCCTCGGCAGAGAG containing:
- a CDS encoding Z1 domain-containing protein, translated to MFDSAIAAQMLKAAGITRSEFAEQMGIPLTTLSSYLAPPSAVKHRMPPLALGESMIARLKQHCPKQPSDTPEFDAFIAGLTIDENSKANLRQFGDEFFSRLAHIKDKSEKEQIVGLLLGYVQGGKTTYFLGLTALALDMGYRMIIIQTGTKQNIDSQARTELHDKLFANRQTHNLAQIEWDNHASTKNKLDSLIDQQADPLVADELKPAIIITTLKNHQKIKTLAEKLKTVDLLDYYDVLVIDDESDQAGLNNNARKGGARSSTNQHITDLREALPKHVYLQVTATPQAPLMLDLLDDLSPDMAMVLKPGQDYIGGYELFASANRGNYIRTIPEKDLATYGKGSKIAREERFLAKTVPVPSLINAMYQFFLVVANCHYHKATQGNRSMMIHPCRKQAVHRKLKQWAEKIQIEALTLLRSGDIAQIRDGFKEAHTDLQSTMPDLASLDELICDNILYMAIRQTFINECNTRAGAKTPEIDWKGNFAHILVGGAALERGYVVKNLVISYLSRDAKNTNLDTMSQWQRCNGYKRQYAGEIRVYLPESIQEDYFAYAVCEREIHNEIQLANALGTDLKEVHRRLVHIAGKKHTRDSIISKARAKSMTLTNANCVPTYPLNMDVSVEHKLERFLAGCHFEDYTPDKAHGIMRCKLREFYTAVCVAPLYKDEPKYRDLDISLLRLLRELSEQPDHLDLAHLEQGADYEMELIMVNHNNSDTIYKRSVDESGFTKDLMSGNWKSSKRSQYHLGSPDRLRVLVHKLTIVRKGQEKEKEVELAKDKLTLSVFFPENYPRHTYFESDL